One stretch of Prunus persica cultivar Lovell chromosome G1, Prunus_persica_NCBIv2, whole genome shotgun sequence DNA includes these proteins:
- the LOC18789373 gene encoding uncharacterized protein LOC18789373: MFEESVSIWASMNSWFTPTVFFVLLNVMIGTIAIASNLGTNQKHQDPQNQQQGLARSPSVLQRIKSINLYHYRSPEPHTNTFEKNPETTESTHYAFRHTQEAEQPQFTRSPSLLQRLKSINFYIPQDFSTNPSQPSTNPSQPITTTTTLHKTQEPESHSEHDQFQDEDHFEDHEHPESPEPESESEEEQSLDEIYSQLKPLQDHHVSRTKSDTKPASGEVPTKLPKKMKKSASSKSAFGHFKEDDIVEIRRPATVRERKAKVTEDEEVDAKADDFINKFKNQLKLQRLDSIIRYKDMLNRGA, encoded by the coding sequence ATGTTTGAGGAATCTGTCTCAATTTGGGCTTCCATGAACAGCTGGTTCACTCCAACTGTTTTTTTTGTCCTCCTCAATGTCATGATAGGCACCATTGCCATTGCTTCAAACTTAGGCACCAACCAGAAACACCAAGACCCACAAAACCAGCAGCAAGGCCTTGCTAGATCTCCATCTGTGCTGCAGAGGATCAAATCCATCAACCTCTACCACTACAGATCCCCAGAGCCACACACAAACACCTTTGAGAAAaacccagaaactactgagaGCACCCATTATGCTTTTAGGCACACCCAGGAAGCTGAGCAACCCCAATTCACTAGATCCCCTTCTTTGCTACAGAGGCTCAAGTCCATCAACTTCTACATTCCACAAGATTTCTCCACCAACCCATCACAACCCTCCACCAACCCGTCACAACccatcaccaccacaaccactcTGCACAAAACCCAGGAGCCAGAATCCCATTCTGAACATGACCAGTTCCAAGATGAAGACCATTTTGAAGACCATGAACACCCAGAAAGCCCAGAACCAGAATCAGAATCAGAAGAAGAGCAGAGCCTCGATGAGATTTACAGTCAGCTGAAGCCTCTACAGGACCATCATGTGAGCAGGACGAAGTCAGACACCAAACCAGCATCCGGAGAAGTACCCACTAAGCTcccaaagaagatgaagaagtcTGCGAGTTCCAAGTCTGcatttggtcattttaaagaagatgataTTGTGGAGATTCGCCGGCCAGCGACTGTGAGGGAGAGGAAAGCTAAAGTGACAGAGGACGAGGAGGTGGATGCCAAGGCGGATGATTTCATCAACAAGTTCAAGAACCAGCTGAAGCTGCAAAGGTTGGATTCCATCATAAGGTACAAGGACATGCTCAATAGAGGGGCATAA
- the LOC109947410 gene encoding uncharacterized protein LOC109947410 — translation MVDEARDVSIKEQMAMVLRYVNDKGQIIERFVGVQHVTDTTSSALKEAIDEFFSSTNLSFSKLRGQGYDGASNMRGEFNGLKTKILREQPCAFYVHCFAHQLQLALVAVAKKNIDVNSFFTTANSLVNVVGASCKRRDALRAQYQEELVRAFEDDCLITGRGLNQERTLKRAGNTRWNSHYALQKKDQDIVSAMNLVKTCKENLQLMRDNEFEELVEQASSFCYKHDIIVPTMDEEYVIPGRSRRNAPMKTNYHRYRVEIFIHVIDGQLAELNDRFNEVSTELLTCLACLSPKNNFVAFDKRKLVRLAQFYPYDFSDRDLLMLEDQLGVYVHHMRSSSDFSQLEGISSLAEKMVEKGMHEIFPFVYLLLTLALVLPVAAASVERAFSAMNIIKNPLRNRMGDQWLNNSLIVYIERDVFACIDNEIIMQRFQNMKTRRGQL, via the exons atggtGGATGAAGCACGTGATGTTTCAATAAAGGAGCAAATGGCGATGGTGTTGCGTTATGTGAATGACAAAGGACAAATAATTGAAAGGTTTGTGGGGGTTCAACATGTAACCGACACTACTTCAAGTGCACTAAaggaagcaattgatgaattcttttcttccaCGAATTTGAGCTTTTCCAAGCTACGAGGACAAGGTTATGATGGAGCTAGCAATATGAGAGGTGAGTTCAATGGCCTTAAgacaaagattttgagagaaCAACCTTGTGCATTTTATGTTCATTGCTTTGCTCATCAACTTCAACTAGCTCTTGTTGCGGtagcaaagaaaaacattgatGTCAACTCTTTTTTCACAACGGCTAATAGTTTGGTTAATGTGGTTGGAGCATCTTGTAAGCGTCGCGATGCACTTAGAGCACAATACCAAGAAGAGCTTGTAAGAGCTTTTGAAGATGATTGTCTTATAACGGGGCGGGGCTTAAATCAAGAAAGGACTCTCAAACGTGCCGGCAATACACGATGGAACTCACATTATG cattgcaaaagaaagatcaagacaTTGTGAGTGCAATGAATTTAGTGAAAACATGCAAGGAAAACCTGCAGTTGATGAGGGATAATGAGTTTGAAGAATTGGTTGAGCAAGCATCCTCGTTTTGTTACAAACATGATATTATAGTTCCTACCATGGATGAGGAATATGTAATTCCAGGGAGATCACGGCGTAATGCTCCAATGAAGACAAATTATCATCGTTATCGTGTGGAGATCTTTATTCATGTAATTGATGGGCAACTTGCGGAATTAAATGATCGCTTCAACGAGGTAAGTACTGAGTTACTTACTTGTTTGGCATGCTTGAGTCCAAAAAATAACTTTGTGGCTTTTGACAAACGAAAGCTAGTTCGTCTTGCTCAATTTTATCCTTATGATTTTTCGGATAGAGACTTATTGATGCTTGAAGATCAACTTGGTGTTTATGTTCATCATATGCGTTCGAGTAgtgatttttctcaattggAAGGGATTAGTAGTCTTGCGGAAAAAATGGTGGAGAAAGGAATGCATgaaatatttccttttgtgtATTTGCTTCTTACATTGGCTTTGGTTTTACCGGTTGCAGCTGCATCAGTGGAGAGGGCATTTTCCGCtatgaatattattaaaaatccaCTTCGCAACAGAATGGGAGATCAATGGTTGAATAATAGCTTGATTGTTTACATTGAGAGAGATGTTTTTGCTTGTATTGATAACGAAATTATAATGCAACGTTTTCAGAATATGAAAACTCGTCGTGGACAATTGTAA